The nucleotide sequence CAATTGTAATAAGAGGGATAATGCctgaaattatattgtttttaatcataatttcgattatatctcactttaaccctttggaccaacggcttaacgtctctgtccgaaagacggagcccagtttgctccgcacaagGGCCTGAATCTTGCACGGAGGAGCGcagctttcggaaaaaaattccacggctctagtggactcgaacctggttcctcagattacgagtctggcgctctaccactatagaccacactgccgccctaCCACGTGTCTTATTATATGACtggattatataatttatatacataacaagactttttgtgaaaaaaatcttgtaaataaaataaagcataaaacttttaatatattgtaaatatagaaataaagaatttataaacaaaaaatacaagaatactggcaattatttattattttttattgatattttcgaAATGACACACACGAAGTAACTGAACTTAAGGGGGAATATACACctagaaacgaaaaaaaaaaggtaattttcgggaatttttttCAGGGGAACTATTGGAATTGTCGGGTCGGGGTTttttgtagttaaaaatacgCACTTTCaagaatgtttaaaatttttttttattaaaaaatgttgcaaattCACGGAGTACTGGAGTCGTCTACGAAGTGCCGTAAAAAAAGACGGTACCTATAGCGGCGCTTCGTCAAAAATcatctaaaacaaaaaatcaaacaGGAAATGAAAATAGATAGTATATTATCTTTGGCGTGTCGTAgccgattttaaaaatattgattttttacaaaatggcgGGCGCTTGAACTCAACGTAGCGATTTcgaaaatgtgtatttttaactacaaaaAACCCCGACCCGACAATTCCAATAGTTCCCCTGaaaaaaattcccgaaaattacctttttttttcgtttctagGTGTATATTCCCCCTTTAACGTTTGGATAAACATGACATGTGCATGTGCAATATCATGACAACATGTTGACATGTTGTTATTGGCGACGGACTTTCAAATGGCGAGTGCCACCGCCTGCGCTTCCCGCGCGACCGGCGTGGTAGGGAAACGTCTTCAAACGTCAACGGCGCGGTGACCGCGGGGAGTCGACCTAACCTCGAAAACGCGCCCGTCGCTGGCCCAGGCCGTCGCGCCGACGCCTCTCGCGTATGCCAGTGTGAGGGGAGGAGCCACACCGCTCTCCCTCTCTCAGGTCGCCGACGACGAAGCATGACCGTCTGGGAGAGGCTGCGTAACCCATGCGGCTGGCGCGCGGGCGCCAAGCAGATCTCCGTCGATGCGATGCTGCCGTTACTGGTGGTGCCGATCCTGGCGGTGATCGCCGCCCAGGCCTTCCTCTGCACGGTCCTCGTGTTCCTGGTCACGCCGGTCCTCGTCTACTACCTGCACCACAACTTCCTCAGGTTTCTACTGCGCACCAAGTTCTTCCTCATGTGGACGATCGCGAGCGTGCTGATGATGATGCTGGTGTTCGAGATGTGCGTCGTGCCGCTGCTGGAGATCCTGCCCGAGGAGAATCTCGTGTTCATGATGTGCGTGATCGGGGGCATGTGGTGCGGCTACAAGACCAAGCTCAAGGCGGACGCGACCGTGCAGGAAGGAGGCGCCGTCGGCCCCACGCAGAGCCTCGAGCTCGGCGAGGGCAGCGGCGAGCTATGCGCCACGTGCAGGAGAAGGGCGCCGCCCAAGGCCCACCACTGCCGCTTGTGCCAGACTTGTATTCTCAACCGGGAATATCACTGCAAATGGTATATTGGATTGGCCTTTTTCCTTGACGCTGGATTATGTAATTATCAATCTGTACGATCCGACTTCCAGCGTCTTGTGTTAATCACCTCCTCGCTTTTTTCTTTCAGGCTGGATTGCTGCATAGGTTCCAGCAATTTAAGGTCCTACTTAGGCTGTTTATTCTTTTCCGCGATCGCTTTTATATACGGTTCCAACTTGACTATGACCAGCGTCTGCCATCCGTTTATACTTATCGGGACTGTACTCCTACCGGACGACTGCAGTGACGTGTATCATCAGTTGGAGTACGTATTTACCATGTTTTCTAATTGCGGCTTGATAAACATTGAGAATATCGAAACACACACTGTGCATATAGCTCTTGAAATTATTCCACAAGAGGATGAAAAGTCCAAGTATATCGTGAGCACGAGCGGGAAGGGTGTCGCTGATACCAAGTCTTGATGAAGTAAACTGGAAAGATACAGGGGATCTATAAAGTTTAATAGTCGCGAGATAGTGATAATTGTCAGGTCCGCGAGACGTAGCGTCTATAAATATTGTTGTATCTCTTATTTGCTTTCTgatatatgataaaagttCGACAGATAATGTGTCGCCCAACTGTTCGTTCCGAACGGTTCCGAGCCGATCAATATTGCAATAATGTGTATATTGTTTCAGCATCGCGCTTTGCTTCGTCTCCGCTCTGTACAGCCTCCTCGTGGGTCTGATGCTCTTTTGTTATCTCATTTACCACCTATGGCTGCTCTACAACGGCACGACATCGAACGAGCGACGATTGGATACCAAAAATCAGTACGATTATGGAATGTTGAAGAATGTATCCCGATTGTTCTGCTGCAAAACTTAGAGATGATATTTGTAAACTACTAGGTCACTGAATTTACTTCACACGGTGTATGTATTACGCTGTGTACGAAGGCTGCAATGAAATCAAATTCGACAAACTAGAAAACGGTAAGGCCAAAATATTTGTCATAGCGCTAAGCCGTAATAATAAGTTTCGCTCGAAATGATGAATCTGAGAATGCCAATTACTATCGGCTTAATTGCACCCTGTCTTCATCTACTTAATGTATCCTGATATCTACGATTCATAACTCATGAAAAGTATAATAGATATGTTACTTCCATGGATAATGTTACACTTATGAAATCATGTTCGACATATCACGAGgcatcaaaatttattacatttatcatcCTTAATGTATCATTGCACAtaacatttgtatatttattgtaactgTGATAAAAAGGCCATTGTACGAGAGTAATATagtaaagtataataatataataaattacattcagTACACACGAACATACACGTACACATTCTAAGGTAAATtgaagtaaaaagaaatttaaatacgtATGTACAGTAATGAGACTTGCGTTttaaggtctatccagacaaacttgcatagcgcataagcataaacataagaaaattgattgttcCATATGCAtatgcataaggaaatagaccaatccatctctttactgcatatgcttatgcacctatgcaagttttgTCTGGATCGACCTTTATTCTGCGTAAAAGAATGATGTTACTCTATCTTGCGTGTATTTAGGAATAAGACTACTCTTTACCTCAATCAAATACGAGGCCAACGATTGTCGCAACAGTATTAAATCTAAGTTATTTCTAAATTCGTTAAACTAGTCTTCTAATATTACACCTCTTTGCCTGGGGTCAAAGTCTGGGATTATTTCTTGCACAATTTCCCGCCACTTGTTTCTTACTCGCTTCCTCTCCATGATAGTAGGCAGTACTTCTGGATATCTTTTCCACATATcgaaatacttatttttcaacttttcttCGTAATGGTCTAAAGCTAAACGTTCACGCTTCAGTTGTTCCACTTTATATTGCAcagcttttattttcaacacTTTAAAGCATTTGTTCTGTAATCTCATGTCGGAGAAGTCTCTAGCCACTTggtcttttcttttctcctccTTCACCGCTTCTTTCCACTTCCGCAATGCGTAccgcaataaatttttgttgtacCACAATGTAGCTAACTCggatttgattttattcagACGTTCCGTCTCCACCTTCCACATCACGAACACTTTTTGAAGTAAGCACCGCTTATAGTAGTCCTCGGCTTTCTTCATATCGTTATTCTTCTTTTCGACGAGCGCGATTATACAACGTCGTAACAAGTATTTGCGATAAAATGCTTCCGCCATggcatttaatttcttatatcttTCTACTTCGCGTGCTCGTTGCTGCTCCCGTTCCTCACGCATTCTTTTTGCCTCGCGCAAGGCCTGaggacgaaaaaaaaatcttagaTTAAACGTGGGGTATATTTCTAAATGTAGCGTATAAGCGGCATTAGAGGGAATGCAATACTTTATTATGTTATAGAGTAAAGTACAAAGTAAGCGAGTATTGTATGCAGTAATGTAAGCTAGAGTATTACAGTGTAACATTTACTGGAAACGTCCCTCGCAAGAGATAATTTTGTTAGCAAGGTGAAAGCTGTGAGAGCTAAGTGTACTGTACACACTCAATacgatattaatatactttgaCCTCTCATATTATCTGACCTCTTGTTGCAATCTTTTCCGCTCTTGCTCCTCCGCCCTCCTGGCAGCCTCTTCTTTCCTCCTCTCGTCCTCCAGTTTCTTCTGACGCTCTTCTTCGCGCAGCTTTATTCTGTTTCTCCTTGCTTCCGCCCGCGCTTCCATCCTCGCCAGAAATTTAGGAGGACTCGGCACCCGTACCGGCGCCATCAGGGATTTGTCCCTGTTAATTAAAAAGGAACGTGTAATTAAGGACCCGCCGAACCGAATTAAGTTTGCGTTAAAAATCCGTGGCGATGTAATTTACTGTAACGCAAAAGGCCGGACTTTGAACAGACTCTCCtctttaaaatactttttacttcGCAAACTGTAGAAAGACTGGCGCGTAAAGCGAGCGGTATAATAAACGGTCTACTTTAATTTGGTTCGCAAGACCAGCTTCCAGCATCTTTATGTTTTACGTCATCGTCGTACGTTATAAAAGAGCTTAGCTGCTCAGAATACACTTGCGTGCAAATAGATACCCATGTCCGATGCAAACGacgttatatataaacgtaaagagatattttatgtGGAATAGAAGGTTTGTGATTCGAGAAAATGCGATTATTATTCTGATTATTGTTCGAATTAAGATTTTCAATGGCGAGTTTATTCAAGAATCTTATTCgagaattagaaatttattaacctgaagttatattctttttcagATAAAGAATTCATGGTTGAGTTACGTCTTGAAATGAAATAGAACGCTCATAATTACAGGACTACCTGTAGCCTGCTTGTCTCATTAGTTGAATCAAAGTCCTTCTGGTCTGCTGGCCGCAATGGGTCAGGGTCTCCCTGGCCGCGTTCACCGTCTCCTCGCCGGACCTCGTTATCTCTTCCTGCACCTGCTTCAGCTTCAGTTCCTCGATGATCTTGCTCTGCTCGGCCAATTTCATCCTCTGCTTGCGAATGATCTCCTTTTGGGCGTTCAGTCGACACTGTGCCGGCGACTCGACGACGTGGAAGAACGGCCTGGAAGGagtcttcttcttcgtctcgGTGTCTTTCGAGTTTGAGGGAGGAGGACCCTTCGACTCCGCTCTTTGACTCGACTTCAACTCTTTCTGCGTCTCGCTGATGGTGTCGATGAGCATCTCGATCTTCCGCGCGTCGGGATTTTCCGCCGCGCGTTCTCGCTGCGCTTTCACCTTCCTCACATGCGTTTTCCATAGGTGAACGTACGCTTTCAGTTTTCTTCGCGACAAGATGCTCTGGATGTGGCTCTCGATTTCGCAGAGACGACGCTTATCCCGCGCGTTCTCTCGCAGAGTCTCGAAATACGATCTCAAGACACGTAATCGTTGCTCTTCCGATTCGCAGCTTGATTTATCCTTGATGGTCACTTTAATGCTACCGAAAGATGTGATTTTGATCCCGTTTGTCGAACATCGCCTGCTGTCTTTCGATTCGGCAGACGAGACTTCCGCAAGTGGCTTTCTGGCCTTCTTTTGAACGGCCGTCGGCTTTTGCTCAATCGTTCTGTTCCTCCTTTTATTAGTGAGAATCCGCTGTAAATTTTCAGacttgttaataaaattaatttagatatttaaaaacttacgATATATTCGCAGGCACATTGAAAATATAGTGATTCATCTTTATtgaatgtttaaatatatttgtcgcCGAGCTTCACCTTGACTCTGCTGGATGTTCTCCAAAAGTTCTCGTCGTCAGAGCTAGCTATATTCTTTCTGCTGCACAGTCCGCAAAATTTAGGACGGCTCTTTTGCAAGTCTTGCTCGAATTTGCGTAATTCCCTCTCTATGAAAGCCTGTTCTCTTTTCAACTGCAGTTCCCTCGTTTCTTCCTTCGTCAGTAATCTGTGAACgcattaataaaatctatctttatataatacaaaattaggTGATCCATTTGCGTAATTGTATTAAgcttaacaataaattaacaataaaaaagtaacaataaaaaaattgataattaagaTAAACGATAAAGTTAAAAGTCTTATTTGCGATAACTTATAAATCGTATAGATACATaccatattataaataaagtctGGACTTTATAAATCGTATGTAAAGATCGAggtatatagatacatatattataaataaaatctatatttgtATAAGTCGTGCGTGTAAAGTTCGAAGGTATACCTTCCAGCTTCCGTCAGGACAGAAGACTTAATCGCTGGAGAACTGGCCAGATCTTCGCGAAATATCCTGTGCCTCGCATCCATAACCAGATTCGGATCCAGAAAGGTCTTCCTTTCGTCCTCCAGCATTCGGCGTTTCTCGGACGGCTGGAAGATTGTTATCTTCATCATGTCGTTCATCAGCTTCCTTGCTTCATCGAACAGCACCATCGCGTCTCGTCAGTCTGAGACCTAAAAACGAATTGTC is from Temnothorax longispinosus isolate EJ_2023e chromosome 10, Tlon_JGU_v1, whole genome shotgun sequence and encodes:
- the Gabpi gene encoding palmitoyltransferase ZDHHC23-B; its protein translation is MTVWERLRNPCGWRAGAKQISVDAMLPLLVVPILAVIAAQAFLCTVLVFLVTPVLVYYLHHNFLRFLLRTKFFLMWTIASVLMMMLVFEMCVVPLLEILPEENLVFMMCVIGGMWCGYKTKLKADATVQEGGAVGPTQSLELGEGSGELCATCRRRAPPKAHHCRLCQTCILNREYHCKWLDCCIGSSNLRSYLGCLFFSAIAFIYGSNLTMTSVCHPFILIGTVLLPDDCSDVYHQLDIALCFVSALYSLLVGLMLFCYLIYHLWLLYNGTTSNERRLDTKNQYDYGMLKNVSRLFCCKT
- the LOC139820593 gene encoding uncharacterized protein — translated: MVLFDEARKLMNDMMKITIFQPSEKRRMLEDERKTFLDPNLVMDARHRIFREDLASSPAIKSSVLTEAGRLLTKEETRELQLKREQAFIERELRKFEQDLQKSRPKFCGLCSRKNIASSDDENFWRTSSRVKRILTNKRRNRTIEQKPTAVQKKARKPLAEVSSAESKDSRRCSTNGIKITSFGSIKVTIKDKSSCESEEQRLRVLRSYFETLRENARDKRRLCEIESHIQSILSRRKLKAYVHLWKTHVRKVKAQRERAAENPDARKIEMLIDTISETQKELKSSQRAESKGPPPSNSKDTETKKKTPSRPFFHVVESPAQCRLNAQKEIIRKQRMKLAEQSKIIEELKLKQVQEEITRSGEETVNAARETLTHCGQQTRRTLIQLMRQAGYRDKSLMAPVRVPSPPKFLARMEARAEARRNRIKLREEERQKKLEDERRKEEAARRAEEQERKRLQQEALREAKRMREEREQQRAREVERYKKLNAMAEAFYRKYLLRRCIIALVEKKNNDMKKAEDYYKRCLLQKVFVMWKVETERLNKIKSELATLWYNKNLLRYALRKWKEAVKEEKRKDQVARDFSDMRLQNKCFKVLKIKAVQYKVEQLKRERLALDHYEEKLKNKYFDMWKRYPEVLPTIMERKRVRNKWREIVQEIIPDFDPRQRGVILED